The Rhodothermales bacterium genome contains a region encoding:
- a CDS encoding HIT domain-containing protein → MKRMWSPWRSQHIERVGADDEEYGADLFRSIGSDRSKDEENLVIWRGSHVFVVLNLYPYNNGHLLIVPYRPVANFCDLTVDEQVELATSIDRCMRWLDTALRPDGYNVGMNIGKAAGAGIPGHIHTHVIPRWAGDTNFMPLVADIRVVPESMADTFRKLKRAVIQSDSNS, encoded by the coding sequence ATGAAGAGGATGTGGAGTCCGTGGCGCTCCCAACATATCGAGCGCGTTGGGGCCGACGACGAAGAGTACGGAGCGGACCTTTTTCGGAGCATCGGGTCCGACCGTTCCAAAGACGAGGAGAATCTCGTCATATGGAGGGGATCTCACGTTTTTGTAGTTCTGAACTTGTACCCGTACAACAACGGTCATTTGCTCATCGTACCTTATCGGCCGGTTGCTAACTTTTGCGACCTCACGGTCGATGAACAGGTCGAACTCGCCACTTCTATCGACCGATGTATGCGGTGGCTCGACACAGCCTTGCGACCGGACGGGTACAACGTGGGAATGAATATCGGTAAGGCCGCAGGCGCAGGAATCCCCGGCCACATTCACACACATGTGATTCCGCGTTGGGCGGGCGACACCAACTTCATGCCGTTGGTGGCCGATATCAGAGTGGTTCCAGAGTCGATGGCGGACACGTTTCGGAAATTGAAGCGCGCTGTGATTCAATCAGATTCAAACAGCTAG